Genomic segment of Methanobacteriaceae archaeon:
AATGATGAGTGTCACCCTCAGCCCGGAATTAAGGGATGAATACGAAAGGCGCTCCCTACCCGTTAGAAAAGGGGACACAGTTAAAGTTCTCCGCGGTGACTTCAAAGACCATGAAGGTAAAGTGGAAGATGTGGATCTTAAACATTACCGGCTTATGATTGAAGGTGTCAGTGTACAGAAACCTGACGGAAATCAAATTTACCATCCAGTACACCCATCCAATCTCATGATCATGGAATTGGACCTGGATGATGATGAAAGAAACGAAATATTAGAGAGGAAGGGATAAAATGGCCAAAATGGGATCAAGAAAACATTTAAAACGATTCAAATCACCAGAACACTGGCCCATCCACCCTAAAGAATTTAAGTGGACGGTAAAACCCAGTCCAGGACCTCATTCAATTGAAGGTTCATTACCACTCCTAGTCATAGTTCGTGACATACTCCAAATAGCAGACAATGCTCGTGAAGCCAGAATAATCATTAACAACGGTGAAATACTGGTGGATGGACGAGTTAGGAAGGATTATAAATTCCCAGTGGGATTCATGGATGTAATCCAAATACCAAAAACTCAGAAAGCATACCGGGTACTCCCTGATGAGAGGGGAAGGCTGGTCTTACACCCTATAGAAAAGGGAAACACCGAGTTCAAGCTATGCAGAATAGAGGACAAAACCACCATCAAAGGCGGGAAGACGCAGTTAAACCTCCACGACGGTAGAAATGTTCTCACTGACGGAGATTTCAAAACTGGTGATGTTTTAGTACTCAGCGTACCAGAACAGGATATAAAAGACCAGATAAAATTTGAAGACGGAACTATTGGGCTAATAACCGGCGGTAAACATATTGGTGAGAAGGGAACAGTGAAAGAGATTAATATAACCCGCAGTTCCATGCCCAACACTGTAGTAATCGAAACCAAAGAAAAAACTTTCCAAACCTTACAGGATTACGTTTTTGTCCTGGGAAAAGAAAAACCAGTAATTTCACTCCCTGGAGGTCAGTAGATGAACCCCATGCAACAAGTACAGATTGCAAAGGCTACGGTTAACATTGGAGTGGGAGAAGGCGGTGAAAGACTGGCAAGAGCAGAAAAACTCTTATACAGTATTACCAACCAGAAATCAGTGCGAACTATTTCCAAGGTAACCAACCCTGAATTCGGTATCAGAAGAGGACAACCCATTGCATGTAAAGTAACCCTGCGAGGTGAAAAGGCCCACGATGCTATAAAACTCATTCTCTCTGGAATTGATAACAAAATCAAACCAAGACAATTCGATAGACAGGGTAACTTATCCTTTGGAATCGAAGAACATATCGATATTCCTGGGATGCGATACGACCCTGATATTGGAATTTTCGGGATGAACGTTAACATAACCTTCGAAAAACCTGGATACAGGATAAAAAGAAGGAAAATACAGCGGAAGCATATTCCTCACAAGCATCAGGTCACTCGTGACGAGACAATGGAGTTTATGAAGGAAAATTTCCAGATTATATTAAAATCGGATAAAGATGATGAATAGGTGATAAATTGCCCAGAAAATACGGAAAGGCATCCCGAAAATGCAGAAGGTGCGGAGACCACTCGGCTTTAGTGCGAAGATACGGGCTCATGCTCTGCAGACAATGTTTCAGGGAACTCGCCCCTAAAATAGGATTTAAGAAGTTTAACTAGAGGTGACAAGATGACACTTATGGATCCTCTGGCCAACGCCCTCACTAACATGCGGAATAACGAAATGCAGGGAAACAACAAATGCACTATAACCCCTGCGTCTAAAATGATTGGGCAGGTCCTGAGGACAATGCAAAAAGAAGGTTACATTGGTGAATTCGAATATGTTGATGATGAAAAAGCTGGACAGTTCACCGTGGAACTTGAGGGAAACATAAACAAGTGCGGTGTGATAAAGCCCAGGCACGCCGTGAAGAAAGATGAATTCGAAAAATTTGAAAAACGATACCTACCATCAAAAAACTTCGGAATCATGATCATGACCACATCCGAAGGTATAATGACCCACAATGAGGCAAAAGAGCGTGGGATTGGTGGTAGACTACTGGTATACGTTTACTAAGGTGATAAAAATGGCATTAGCAGTGGTTCTTACCGAAGAAATTCCCGTCCCAGAAGGCGTGGAAGTCACCATCAACAAAGAAGTGACAGTTAAAGGACCAAAAGGAGAACTTTCACGTAAGTTCAAACAGGGCAACATCACCATCAAACAGGAAGATGGCTTAGTGGTCCTGGAAACTCGCTTCCCCAAAAAGAAGGATAAAGCAATGCTGGGAACCATAAAATCCCATATCAGCAACATGATCCACGGATTAACCGAGGGATTCACCTACCGAATGAAAATTGTTTACGCTCACTTTCCCATGACTGTCAAGGCAACCAAGGACAAAGTAACCATTGAAAACTTCCTAGGAGAACGCTACCCCCGAACAGCTAAGATCGTGGGCACAGCACAGGTAAAAATACAGGGTGACGAGGTAATTATCACCGGTGTAAACAAGGAAGATGTGGGCCAGACCATGGCCAACCTAGAACAGGCCACAAAAATCAAGGGAAGAGACCCCAGGGTATTCCAGGATGGAATATACTTAGTGGCTAAGGAGTGATCCCCATGAAGAAACCTAAATTCAGAAGACAGGAATGGCACAGGTACAAAAAACTGGGCACCAAGTGGAGGAAAGCCAGGGGTAAACTCAGTAAAGCCAGACGTTATCAGGCTCGTAAACCTGCCCTACCCACTATTGGATACTGTTCACCCCACGCCACCAAAGGATTACATCCCTCCGGATACAGGGATGTAAGGGTGTGCAATGTGAAAGACCTGGAAAAGCTGGATCCTGAAGTTCATGCCGCAAGGATCAGTTCAACAGTAGGACTAAGAAAAAGAGAAGTCATAATTGACAAAGCCAAAGAGCTTAAAATCAAGATCTTAAACGAATAAAACATTAAACCCTCAATTAATCAATCACAAGAATTGAATAATGATCCTAAAATCACCTTTCAGGGACTTTTAGGTTTAAAAATATGGATAAGATCCAATCTTGATTAAACCCATATTTTCATGGAATAAAACCTAAAAATCTGTCATTTAGGAAATAACGGGGCCATCATCATCTTTAATTAAAGGTTTGATGGTAAAAATAGAAAAAAACAAGAAAAAATTAAAGATGCAGGGGAAATTGAATTAAGCATCTTTTCTAGAATCCTGAGAAAACCATCATCAGGATTTTAGTTAAAAAAAATTTCAATTGACCTTTTTTAAAGGTCAATTATGGAGGTTTCTTTATGAATCTTACTACTCAGAAGAGACTAGCTGCAGACCTGCTGAAAGTGGGTGTAAACAGGGTTTGGATAGACCCAAACAACCTGGAAGAGGTTTCCAGGGCAATAACCAGGGAAGGAGTTAATCAACTCATCCAGCAAGGATACATTAAAGCACGACCCAAAAAAGGAATCAGCAGTTACCGATCAAAAAAGATAGCTGAACAGAAAAAGAAAGGAAGAAGGAAAGGCAGAGGAAGTATTAAAGGAGCAAAAGGGGCCCGAAACCCTAAAAAGCAAGCCTGGATGACCACCATCAGGGCACTCCGAAAAGACCTCAAGGACATGAGGGATGAGCGAGAAATAAACCGCACCACCTACCGTAAGCTATACAGAATGGCTAAAGGTGGAGCATTCCGTAGTAAATCCTACATGAAAACCTATGCCAGAGACCATGACCTATTAAGATAAACAGGGGATATGACAATGGCACACGGATCAAGATACAAAGTAGCATTCAAGCGTAGAAGAGAAGGAAAAACCGACTACGGTGCAAGATTAAAACTTATAGGATTGGACAAACATCGACTGGTTGTCCGCATAACTGGTAATCACACCATAGCTCAAATTGTTGATGTTGAACTTGCAGGAGATAATACCTTGGTATCAGCACACTCCCAGGAACTAAAGAACATGGGATGGTTGGGCAGTGGTAAAAACACCTCAGCCGCCTACCTCACCGGATATCTTTGCGGTAAAAAATCAATAAAAGAAGGTATCCAGGGAGCAGTTCTGGATATGGGACTGCAAAGTTCAACCAAAGGATCAAGAGTCTATGCTGTACTGAAAGGAGCAATAGATGCCGGTCTGGAGGTACCTCACAAAGATGTTATCCTTCCTGATGAAGACCGAATCACTGGAGAACACATAGCCCAGTACGCTCAGACACTCGAAAAGGCAGAACTGGAGAAAAAGTTCTCACAATACTTGAAGAAGGGATTATCCCCACAGAATTTACCTGATCACTTTCAGAGTATCAAGGAAAAGATCGAAAAAGAGGTATCATAATGAATGATTACAGCAATGAAGAATGGGAGCCCAAAACCAACCTGGGGCGCATGGTAAAGGAGGGTCAGATCACATCCATTGATGAGATCTTCGAGCGTGGACTGCCCATTATGGAACTGGAGATCGTGGATTTCCTACTCCCAGATCTCGAAGAAGAGGTCATGGACGTAAACCTGGTGCAGAGAATGCACAAATCCGGGAGGAAAGTCAACTTCCGGGTGATAGTAGCCGTGGGAAACAAAAAAGGATACGTTGGACTGGGACAGGGAAAAGCTAAAGAAGTAGGCCCTGCCATTAGAAAAGCAGTAGATGATGCTAAATACAACGTAATCAAAGTTCGAAGAGGCTGCGGAGACTGGGGATGTGTCTGCGGACGAGAACACACCGTACCTTTCAAAGTGGAAGGAAAAAGCGGCAGTGTACGGGTAACCCTAATACCTGCTCCGGGAGGAGTGGGGCTGGCCATTGGAAACGTGGGTAAAACCATACTGGGACTGGCAGGAATAGATGATGTATGGTCCCAGACCCGAGGACAAACCCAGACCACCATCAACTTTGCAGGTGCAGTATTCGACGCCCTTAAAAAGTTAAGTATGGTAAAAGCCCCAAATAAAGACCTTAAAAAACTGGGCGTCTGTGTGGAATAAGGTGATATCATGATTATAGCATTAAGAGTCAGAGGACGCACTGGAATAAAGAAACAGATAGCAGACACCCTGGACATGCTCCGATTAACCCGAATCAATCACGCCGTCCTCCTGCCTGACACTCCCAGTTACCAGGGAATGCTCCAGAAAGCTAAGGATTACATAACCTGGGGAGAAATCGACCAGGAGACCTTAACCCAACTAATTGAAAAAAGGGGAAGACTTCCTGGAAGAGAAAGGTTCACACCAGAAGCTCTAGCTTTAAACAGTGACTACAAATCAGCTGAAGAACTTTCTGAAGCCCTCATTAAAGAGGAAACCACCCTGGAAGATGCTGGTTTAAAACCTGTATTCCGATTACACCCCCCAAGAAAGGGTTACAACCATATAAGAAAAAGTTACAAAGAAGGTGGAACACTGGGTTACCGGGGAGAGGAAATCTCCCAACTCGTGAAAAAAATGATCTAATAGAACATTTTTATATGAGTAAGTAATCTAATCTATTCAACCTACTTGAAAAGGATTAATTTAGATTAAATTTAATCACGATTATAGGTGTACACCATGATAAGGAAAACCCGTAAAATAAACAAAATGCGTGGCTCCAGAACCATAGGAGGCGGTTGCTCTAAGAAAAGAAGAGGAGCCGGCCACCGTGGTGGAAGAGGAAAAGCCGGAGGCCATAAGCATATGTGGACTTGGGTAGTTAAGTATGACCCCAACCGCTTTGGTAAAAGCGGATTCAAACGACCTCAAAAAACCATAAAAAAGTACAAAACAGTAAACCTGGATTACCTGGATGATAACGCAGAAAAACTCATTCAGCAAGACTTAGCCCAGAAAGAAGGTGATAAAATAATAATAGACGTCACCCAACTGGGTTATGATAAAGTGCTAGGTAAAGGAAAAATTAAAAGAGCCCTAACCATAAAAGCACCTCTCTTCTCAGCAAGTGCCATTTCCAAAATCGAGGAAAATGGGGGAGAAGCAATAACCCTCTAAGTAACGGCTTCGGAAATGAATCAACCAGTAGATGGTTTTTTAAAATCTCATGTTTTAAGGAGTGAAGACATTGTTGAAGGAAGCTCTTCTGCCAATTTTCTCATTTTTACCACAGGTAAGATCACCAACCTACCGGGTTCCATTTAAAGAAAAACTAAAATGGACTGGGGTAATTCTGATACTGTATTTCATACTGTGCCAGATCCCACTATTCGGTTTAAGTGCAAATTCGGTGGATCAGTTCGCCCAGCTCAGGGCAGTAATGGCGGGTAGTTTTGGTTCAATCATAACCCTGGGTATCGGACCCATTGTATCCGCATCAATCATACTCCAACTCTTAGTAGGAGGTAAGATACTCAACCTCGATCTTTCCCAGCATGAAGATAAGGCTTTCTTTCAGGGAACACAGAAATTCCTGGCTATAATCTTCACTCTATTTGAAGGAGCAGTTCTGGTATTAACCGGTGCATTAACTCCATCCTCATCCGAATTTGTCTGGATCATGATTTTACAGATCACCATTGGAGGAATACTAATTATCTTCCTGGATGAAGTGGTCTCTAAATGGGGATTTGGAAGTGGAGTGGGATTATTCATTGCTGCAGGAGTATCTTCACAAATCATAACCGGATCTTTAAACCCCTTATCCTCACCAGCATCACCAGGCGTACCATCCGGAGCCATACCCCAATTCCTGTACTTACTAACCACCAGCCAACCAGACTTCAGCATACTCATACCCATAATTGCAGTTATTGTGGTTTTCTTTGTAACTGTATATGCGCAGAGTATGAGAGTGGAAATACCACTATCATTTGGTGGGGTAAAGGGAGCCCGGGGTAAATATCCTCTGAAATTCATTTACGCCAGTAACATGCCTGTAATCCTGACCAGTGCCTTACTCTTAAATGTGCAGCTATTCGCTGCCATGTTCCAGAAATTAGGATTTCCCATACTTGGAACTGTGCAAAATGGAAAAGCCATCAACGGCCTGGCATATTATCTAACCATGCCCACCGGACTTTCCAGTCTGCTAACCAACCCCCTACAAGTGCTGTTTTATGGGGTGGTATTCACAGCCTCATGCATCCTATTTGCCTGGTTATGGGTGGAACTCAGCAACATCGGCCCTAAAGCAGTGGCCAAACAATTACATGGAATGGGAATGCAGATACCAGGATTTAGAAGCAGCAGAACACAGTTTGAAAGAATACTTAAAAAATACATACCTGCCATCACTGTACTTGGTGGTGCTTTTGTAGGTTTACTAGCATTTGGAGCAGACCTCACCGGTGCCCTGGGAGGTGGAACTGGTGTTCTATTGACAGTTGGTATTGTTTACCAGCTTTACGAAGAAATAGCTCAGGAACAATTAATGGACATGCACCCCATGCTCAGAAATTTCTTAGGTGATTCAAAATGAAAGTAGTGGTAGTTGCAGGAATACCAGGATCAGGGAGCACCACTGTGCTTCAACACGCCCTTGAAGAAACAGACTTTATCCATGTTAATTATGGAGATGTGATGTTTGAAATCGCTCGTGATCTGAAACTAGTCGAACACCGGGATGCCATGCGCAAACTCCCACCAGAAACCCAGAAAAAAGTCCAGAAAAAGGCTGCTAAAGCTATACGAGAAAGAGCTGAGTCTGCCAACACCATTGTGGACACTCATTGCACCATCAACACACCCTCCGGTTTTCTACCAGGATTACCCCAATGGGTTCTGGAAGAACTGCAACCAGACATGTTCATCCTCATTGAAGCCGATGGAGATGAAATACTCATGCGCCGAATCAGTGACACCACCCGGATTAGAGACATGGAACGATTAAAGGATATAGAGTTACACCAAGAAATGAACCGAGCCACAGCCATGGCTTATGCAGTTTACACCGGGGCCACAGTCAAGATTATAGAAAATCATAACGACCGGTTAGATGAACCAGTTAATGAAATGAAAGAAATCCTGATGAATTAAGGATAAACCCTCATATGATTATTAATTTATTAAAAACCCTGATGAGATTTATTAAACAAACCTAATGAGATAAATAACCCTGATGAGAAGGTTTAACATAAACTAAGAACTTATATAATGAAAATCAACCCTGATGAGATGGGATAATTGGATAAACCTGATTGAAGGGTCATAAGAGGATAAAAAAATGGCATTTGAATTTATAACTCAACCAGTATTCGCGGCACTGGACTTCGTATTCATGCCCATAGTCAATGCTTGGGGCCCAATGTTAGGTGTTTTTGTTATCTCCACCATTGTAGCCTTTTTCATAACCCTAGCTAACAAACTACTGGTTGACCAGGACAAGTTACAGTCAACCCAGAAGGAAATGAAGGTGTTTCAGCAGGAAATGATGGCAGCCCAGAAATCTGGCGACCCTAAAGCCCTGGCTGAAGTTCAGAAGAAGCAATCAGAATTCATGAAAATGCAGCAGGAAATGATGATGAACTCCTTCAAACCCATGATTGTCACCTTCGTGCCCATCATCCTCATCTTCTGGTGGATGGCAGCTCAACCAGCCATAAACAAATTGGTAGTAGAATTACCATCATTTGTCTATTATGTGCTATTTGTATGGTTGTTCCACATGTTTTACCACCAATCACCGGGAGTTCCGGTCATGGCTATTGAATGGTTGGGCTGGTACATCTTATGTTCCTTTGCCATGTCCCTCATCTTCAGGAAATTCCTGGGACTAAAAGGAGGAGGAATTTAATTTAAAAGATTAGTAGTACATGTAAGAGGATAGTATACATAGGATTCAACATCCTCCACATTTCAATATATAGAAAACTTTTCAACTTATAAAAAAAAAATAATTCAAACTTAAAAAAGGAGATAAAATATGCCCGCATTAAGATACAGGTCACGAACATATAAAAGAACCTTCCGAAGGACTCCTGGAGGTAAAACTGTACTCCACTATAAGAAGAAGAAACCTAAAAAGCACCATTGTGCGGAGTGCGGTAAACTCTTACATGGTGTTCCACGCGGAAGACCTTACCAGATAAGAAAACTCGCCAAATCTAAAAAAAGGCCTAACCGGCCCTTTGGCGGTTATCTGTGCCCAGAGTGTACCAGACAATTCTTTAAAAAACAGGCCCGATCATTAGGCGCATCTCAAGATTAGAGGAACAGATCCCAAATGATCATCACCATCGGCGGACCTGCTGGAAGTGGAACCAGCACCACCTCTCGCATTCTATCTGAAAAAACAGGAATACCCGTAGTATCAGCAGGAGACATATTCCGAGAGATGGCTATGGAGAGGGATATGGACATCCTGGAGTTCAGTAAGTTCGCCGAGGGCAACATAGAAATTGACCTGGAAATAGACCAGAGACAGGCTCAGCTAGCACGGGAAGCAGATGATCTCATTGTGGAAGGCCGCCTATCAGCCTATTTCATAGATGCTGATTTGAAGGTATGGTGCCATGCACCCCTGGATGTGCGCTCAGAGCGTATCAGCCGACGGGAAAACAAATCCATTGAAGTGGCCCGAGAAGAGAT
This window contains:
- the secY gene encoding preprotein translocase subunit SecY, with the protein product MLKEALLPIFSFLPQVRSPTYRVPFKEKLKWTGVILILYFILCQIPLFGLSANSVDQFAQLRAVMAGSFGSIITLGIGPIVSASIILQLLVGGKILNLDLSQHEDKAFFQGTQKFLAIIFTLFEGAVLVLTGALTPSSSEFVWIMILQITIGGILIIFLDEVVSKWGFGSGVGLFIAAGVSSQIITGSLNPLSSPASPGVPSGAIPQFLYLLTTSQPDFSILIPIIAVIVVFFVTVYAQSMRVEIPLSFGGVKGARGKYPLKFIYASNMPVILTSALLLNVQLFAAMFQKLGFPILGTVQNGKAINGLAYYLTMPTGLSSLLTNPLQVLFYGVVFTASCILFAWLWVELSNIGPKAVAKQLHGMGMQIPGFRSSRTQFERILKKYIPAITVLGGAFVGLLAFGADLTGALGGGTGVLLTVGIVYQLYEEIAQEQLMDMHPMLRNFLGDSK
- a CDS encoding AAA family ATPase, with the protein product MIITIGGPAGSGTSTTSRILSEKTGIPVVSAGDIFREMAMERDMDILEFSKFAEGNIEIDLEIDQRQAQLAREADDLIVEGRLSAYFIDADLKVWCHAPLDVRSERISRRENKSIEVAREEIKTRENSEAQRYMEIHNIDISNLDVYHIIINTHAFKADSVAQIILKVTEVI
- a CDS encoding 50S ribosomal protein L30, with product MIIALRVRGRTGIKKQIADTLDMLRLTRINHAVLLPDTPSYQGMLQKAKDYITWGEIDQETLTQLIEKRGRLPGRERFTPEALALNSDYKSAEELSEALIKEETTLEDAGLKPVFRLHPPRKGYNHIRKSYKEGGTLGYRGEEISQLVKKMI
- a CDS encoding 30S ribosomal protein S8 — its product is MTLMDPLANALTNMRNNEMQGNNKCTITPASKMIGQVLRTMQKEGYIGEFEYVDDEKAGQFTVELEGNINKCGVIKPRHAVKKDEFEKFEKRYLPSKNFGIMIMTTSEGIMTHNEAKERGIGGRLLVYVY
- the rpsE gene encoding 30S ribosomal protein S5, yielding MNDYSNEEWEPKTNLGRMVKEGQITSIDEIFERGLPIMELEIVDFLLPDLEEEVMDVNLVQRMHKSGRKVNFRVIVAVGNKKGYVGLGQGKAKEVGPAIRKAVDDAKYNVIKVRRGCGDWGCVCGREHTVPFKVEGKSGSVRVTLIPAPGGVGLAIGNVGKTILGLAGIDDVWSQTRGQTQTTINFAGAVFDALKKLSMVKAPNKDLKKLGVCVE
- a CDS encoding 50S ribosomal protein L5; protein product: MNPMQQVQIAKATVNIGVGEGGERLARAEKLLYSITNQKSVRTISKVTNPEFGIRRGQPIACKVTLRGEKAHDAIKLILSGIDNKIKPRQFDRQGNLSFGIEEHIDIPGMRYDPDIGIFGMNVNITFEKPGYRIKRRKIQRKHIPHKHQVTRDETMEFMKENFQIILKSDKDDE
- a CDS encoding 50S ribosomal protein L19e translates to MNLTTQKRLAADLLKVGVNRVWIDPNNLEEVSRAITREGVNQLIQQGYIKARPKKGISSYRSKKIAEQKKKGRRKGRGSIKGAKGARNPKKQAWMTTIRALRKDLKDMRDEREINRTTYRKLYRMAKGGAFRSKSYMKTYARDHDLLR
- a CDS encoding 50S ribosomal protein L32e, with product MKKPKFRRQEWHRYKKLGTKWRKARGKLSKARRYQARKPALPTIGYCSPHATKGLHPSGYRDVRVCNVKDLEKLDPEVHAARISSTVGLRKREVIIDKAKELKIKILNE
- a CDS encoding 50S ribosomal protein L6, with product MALAVVLTEEIPVPEGVEVTINKEVTVKGPKGELSRKFKQGNITIKQEDGLVVLETRFPKKKDKAMLGTIKSHISNMIHGLTEGFTYRMKIVYAHFPMTVKATKDKVTIENFLGERYPRTAKIVGTAQVKIQGDEVIITGVNKEDVGQTMANLEQATKIKGRDPRVFQDGIYLVAKE
- a CDS encoding 50S ribosomal protein L34e, yielding MPALRYRSRTYKRTFRRTPGGKTVLHYKKKKPKKHHCAECGKLLHGVPRGRPYQIRKLAKSKKRPNRPFGGYLCPECTRQFFKKQARSLGASQD
- a CDS encoding 50S ribosomal protein L24 translates to MSKQPRKQRKFRYQAPLHIRHRMMSVTLSPELRDEYERRSLPVRKGDTVKVLRGDFKDHEGKVEDVDLKHYRLMIEGVSVQKPDGNQIYHPVHPSNLMIMELDLDDDERNEILERKG
- a CDS encoding adenylate kinase; protein product: MKVVVVAGIPGSGSTTVLQHALEETDFIHVNYGDVMFEIARDLKLVEHRDAMRKLPPETQKKVQKKAAKAIRERAESANTIVDTHCTINTPSGFLPGLPQWVLEELQPDMFILIEADGDEILMRRISDTTRIRDMERLKDIELHQEMNRATAMAYAVYTGATVKIIENHNDRLDEPVNEMKEILMN
- a CDS encoding 50S ribosomal protein L18; this encodes MAHGSRYKVAFKRRREGKTDYGARLKLIGLDKHRLVVRITGNHTIAQIVDVELAGDNTLVSAHSQELKNMGWLGSGKNTSAAYLTGYLCGKKSIKEGIQGAVLDMGLQSSTKGSRVYAVLKGAIDAGLEVPHKDVILPDEDRITGEHIAQYAQTLEKAELEKKFSQYLKKGLSPQNLPDHFQSIKEKIEKEVS
- a CDS encoding 30S ribosomal protein S4e; the encoded protein is MAKMGSRKHLKRFKSPEHWPIHPKEFKWTVKPSPGPHSIEGSLPLLVIVRDILQIADNAREARIIINNGEILVDGRVRKDYKFPVGFMDVIQIPKTQKAYRVLPDERGRLVLHPIEKGNTEFKLCRIEDKTTIKGGKTQLNLHDGRNVLTDGDFKTGDVLVLSVPEQDIKDQIKFEDGTIGLITGGKHIGEKGTVKEINITRSSMPNTVVIETKEKTFQTLQDYVFVLGKEKPVISLPGGQ
- a CDS encoding 30S ribosomal protein S14, which translates into the protein MPRKYGKASRKCRRCGDHSALVRRYGLMLCRQCFRELAPKIGFKKFN
- a CDS encoding 50S ribosomal protein L15; its protein translation is MIRKTRKINKMRGSRTIGGGCSKKRRGAGHRGGRGKAGGHKHMWTWVVKYDPNRFGKSGFKRPQKTIKKYKTVNLDYLDDNAEKLIQQDLAQKEGDKIIIDVTQLGYDKVLGKGKIKRALTIKAPLFSASAISKIEENGGEAITL
- a CDS encoding DUF106 domain-containing protein, producing the protein MAFEFITQPVFAALDFVFMPIVNAWGPMLGVFVISTIVAFFITLANKLLVDQDKLQSTQKEMKVFQQEMMAAQKSGDPKALAEVQKKQSEFMKMQQEMMMNSFKPMIVTFVPIILIFWWMAAQPAINKLVVELPSFVYYVLFVWLFHMFYHQSPGVPVMAIEWLGWYILCSFAMSLIFRKFLGLKGGGI